In Haladaptatus paucihalophilus DX253, the following proteins share a genomic window:
- a CDS encoding APC family permease, translating into MPKDLERDLGLVSTTTISIGAMVGSGIFVLPGLAAAKAGPAVILAYFLAGVVVLPAAISKAEMATAMPEAGGTYLYIDRAMGPLPGTIAGIGAWFSLVFKSAFALVGLGAYLLLLVEIPPGLLTVVGLGIALLLVAVNVVGVKQTGRLQATIVSVVLLSLIGFVADGSTYVDGDLYHPFFSHGGGGLLAATGFVFVSYAGVTKIASVAEEVENPGRTIPRAILGSVVLMMFLYTLTVFVIVGVTPPDSLHHNLTPMAAAAVQFAGESARLAVAGVAVLALTSMANAGILSSSRYPLAMSRDSLAPNRFSRINGRFKTPVAAIAFTGVVLLVLIAFVPVNELAKLASAFQIVVFGLINVALVAFRESSLDWYDPEFVAPGYPWVQLFGVVGTVVLLTQLGLIPLAGAVGIFVVGVGWYRLYGRDKTDREGAALDALRRSMGQQTLDRTEQAVADSHENVLVVVGEDTDPSRIRALVRMGAFVVAKNDGTLRVAKIEAVPEQTTLSSMVESSETDIEFENRVTESLPSIETSVVVDELVTHNPRHAVVNVADEMDADAVFGELEPDYLHAELLGTGIDWYMNHAPCDVGFLQNRGLGDISTVTVLVEPGIFNAAKVSVATEIATHSDATLHFVTAVANDASPELVEATEDFYGELEDVSSVPTEWELIRTDDRVETLVGATMDSDLVVLGTIPHSTPYTLLFGHFSTDISDRIDGSVLLFHPNESDGRTFVRKLLERVAFGTTESSSS; encoded by the coding sequence ATGCCCAAGGACCTCGAACGCGACCTCGGCCTCGTATCGACGACGACCATCAGCATCGGCGCGATGGTCGGGAGCGGTATCTTCGTGTTGCCCGGTCTCGCGGCGGCGAAGGCGGGACCGGCGGTCATACTGGCGTACTTCTTGGCCGGGGTGGTCGTCCTCCCCGCGGCGATATCGAAGGCGGAGATGGCCACCGCCATGCCCGAGGCGGGGGGTACCTACCTGTACATCGACCGGGCGATGGGACCGCTTCCCGGAACCATCGCCGGAATCGGGGCGTGGTTTTCGCTGGTGTTCAAGAGCGCGTTCGCGCTGGTCGGCCTCGGCGCGTACCTCCTCTTGCTCGTGGAGATTCCGCCCGGCCTCCTCACGGTCGTGGGACTGGGAATCGCCCTGCTGCTGGTCGCCGTGAACGTGGTGGGCGTCAAACAGACCGGCAGATTACAGGCGACCATCGTCAGCGTCGTGTTGCTTTCGCTCATCGGCTTCGTCGCCGACGGGAGCACGTACGTCGATGGGGACCTCTACCACCCCTTTTTCTCGCACGGCGGCGGCGGTCTCCTCGCGGCGACCGGATTCGTGTTCGTCTCCTACGCGGGCGTCACCAAAATCGCCAGCGTGGCCGAGGAGGTCGAAAATCCGGGGCGCACCATCCCGCGCGCAATCCTCGGGTCGGTCGTCCTGATGATGTTCCTCTACACGCTCACGGTGTTCGTCATCGTCGGCGTCACGCCGCCCGACTCGCTCCACCACAACCTGACGCCGATGGCCGCCGCCGCCGTCCAGTTCGCGGGTGAATCCGCTCGGCTCGCCGTCGCGGGCGTCGCCGTCCTCGCACTCACGAGCATGGCGAACGCGGGGATTCTGTCGTCGTCCCGTTACCCGCTCGCGATGAGCCGCGATTCGCTCGCGCCCAATCGCTTCAGCCGAATCAACGGTCGGTTCAAGACGCCGGTCGCCGCCATCGCGTTCACCGGCGTCGTCCTGCTCGTCCTCATCGCGTTCGTTCCCGTCAACGAGCTAGCGAAGCTGGCCAGTGCGTTCCAAATCGTCGTGTTCGGCCTCATCAACGTCGCCCTCGTCGCGTTTCGGGAGAGCTCGCTGGACTGGTACGACCCCGAATTCGTCGCGCCGGGCTATCCGTGGGTGCAGTTGTTCGGCGTGGTCGGGACCGTCGTGTTGCTCACGCAGTTGGGACTGATTCCGCTGGCCGGTGCCGTCGGCATCTTCGTCGTCGGCGTCGGTTGGTACCGCCTCTACGGGCGGGACAAGACGGACCGCGAGGGGGCCGCCCTCGACGCACTCCGACGGTCGATGGGCCAGCAGACGCTCGACAGAACCGAACAGGCGGTCGCCGACAGTCACGAGAACGTCCTCGTCGTCGTCGGCGAGGACACCGACCCGTCCCGAATACGGGCGCTCGTTCGAATGGGCGCGTTCGTCGTCGCAAAGAACGACGGGACGCTTCGAGTCGCCAAGATAGAGGCGGTCCCCGAGCAGACGACGCTCTCGTCGATGGTCGAATCGTCGGAAACCGACATCGAATTCGAAAACCGGGTCACCGAGTCGCTGCCGTCGATAGAAACGTCGGTCGTCGTCGATGAACTCGTGACGCACAATCCGAGACACGCGGTCGTCAACGTCGCCGACGAGATGGACGCGGACGCGGTGTTCGGCGAACTGGAACCCGACTACCTGCACGCGGAGTTGCTCGGCACCGGCATCGACTGGTACATGAACCACGCCCCCTGTGACGTCGGATTCCTCCAAAACCGCGGCCTCGGGGACATCTCGACCGTGACGGTGCTCGTCGAACCCGGCATCTTCAACGCGGCGAAGGTATCCGTGGCGACGGAAATCGCAACCCATAGCGATGCAACTCTCCACTTCGTCACCGCGGTCGCGAACGACGCGTCGCCTGAACTGGTCGAGGCCACGGAGGATTTCTACGGGGAACTCGAAGACGTGTCGAGCGTGCCAACGGAATGGGAGTTGATACGCACCGACGACCGCGTTGAGACGCTGGTCGGTGCCACGATGGACTCCGACCTCGTCGTCCTCGGCACGATTCCCCATTCGACCCCGTACACGCTGTTGTTCGGCCACTTCTCGACCGACATCAGCGACCGCATCGACGGCAGCGTCCTGTTGTTCCATCCGAACGAATCAGACGGACGGACGTTCGTGCGAAAACTCCTCGAACGAGTCGCCTTTGGGACGACGGAATCGTCGTCGTCGTGA
- a CDS encoding DUF4397 domain-containing protein: MKQTRRQVLRAIGVSSIPILGGISSAQDMTTSQNGNASRVRVIHAIPDAPEVDVYVDGNRVLQNVAFKDVSDYLDLDAGKHTIQVAPAGQGQGSAVIDEQVTLDANTDYTIAAGGTLDSPQAFVFVDENEVPSGDQARLRAVHLSPDAPAVDITADGDVLVEGLEFGNASDYVEVPAGSYTIGIRPAGMNDAVATFDVTLEGGTVVSAFAVGLLQTNDEAQAFDLLPTIDAPTEMMTTTTTTM, from the coding sequence ATGAAGCAAACCAGACGACAAGTACTCAGAGCCATCGGCGTGAGCAGCATACCGATTCTCGGGGGGATTTCGAGCGCACAGGACATGACCACCAGCCAAAACGGGAACGCGAGCCGCGTTCGGGTCATCCACGCGATTCCGGACGCCCCGGAAGTTGACGTCTACGTCGATGGAAATCGCGTCCTACAGAACGTCGCGTTCAAGGACGTGAGCGACTACCTCGACCTCGACGCGGGGAAGCACACAATACAGGTCGCACCGGCAGGGCAAGGGCAGGGGAGTGCGGTCATCGACGAGCAGGTCACGCTCGACGCGAACACCGATTACACGATAGCCGCCGGGGGAACACTCGACAGTCCGCAGGCGTTCGTGTTCGTCGACGAGAACGAGGTACCGTCCGGGGACCAGGCGCGCTTGCGGGCGGTCCACCTCTCGCCCGACGCACCGGCCGTCGATATCACGGCAGACGGCGACGTCCTCGTCGAAGGACTGGAGTTCGGCAACGCCAGCGATTACGTCGAAGTTCCCGCGGGGTCCTACACCATCGGAATCCGACCCGCGGGCATGAACGATGCCGTCGCCACGTTCGACGTGACCCTCGAAGGTGGCACGGTGGTTTCGGCGTTCGCCGTCGGACTCCTCCAGACGAACGACGAGGCGCAGGCATTCGACCTCCTGCCGACGATAGACGCTCCGACCGAGATGATGACGACCACGACGACGACGATGTAG
- a CDS encoding DUF4352 domain-containing protein, whose product MKRRDFIATVSTGIGISVAGCSSSESSPNETSSGTGTTTTSQTTQTTEGTTTTEAAETATTTEDTDIATTTERTETATTTDQKETATTTERADSTTTTTSTTDGQPNADLTLGETATFGNGLEGTVRNFRFKSEYESGGTTQTTDQTFLFVDFTVANPTNSRKSVPSGMSIYVTIGGRRYDPTDSKGAVRSLYTTRSVGAGATKSGTLIFEVPKGTTRGDVTASLEYSGSGGKRTLRWTSG is encoded by the coding sequence GTGAAACGCAGAGACTTCATCGCGACGGTCAGTACCGGCATCGGAATCAGCGTGGCTGGGTGTTCCTCGTCGGAGAGCTCACCGAACGAGACGAGTTCCGGTACCGGAACGACCACCACGTCACAGACGACGCAGACGACGGAGGGAACGACCACTACAGAGGCCGCTGAGACGGCCACTACGACCGAAGACACCGATATAGCGACCACGACTGAACGGACCGAGACGGCTACCACGACCGACCAGAAGGAGACGGCTACGACAACCGAACGGGCGGATTCGACCACGACTACCACGAGCACGACTGATGGGCAGCCGAACGCGGATCTCACGCTCGGCGAAACGGCGACGTTCGGAAACGGCCTCGAAGGGACGGTCCGTAACTTCCGATTCAAATCGGAGTACGAGAGCGGCGGGACGACGCAAACGACCGACCAGACGTTCCTCTTCGTGGACTTTACCGTCGCAAACCCCACGAATTCACGTAAGAGCGTTCCGTCGGGAATGTCGATTTACGTGACGATCGGCGGGCGACGATACGATCCGACCGATTCCAAAGGTGCCGTTCGTAGCCTCTACACGACCCGGTCGGTCGGGGCTGGTGCAACGAAATCGGGAACCCTCATTTTCGAAGTCCCGAAGGGAACAACACGGGGTGACGTGACCGCGTCTCTCGAATACTCCGGCTCCGGCGGAAAACGGACTCTTCGGTGGACGAGTGGGTAG